The proteins below come from a single Aegilops tauschii subsp. strangulata cultivar AL8/78 chromosome 6, Aet v6.0, whole genome shotgun sequence genomic window:
- the LOC109775280 gene encoding U-box domain-containing protein 51, whose protein sequence is MYLSAFSTASHSGEPEAGKDISTIVAVDRDKNSQQAAKWAVDRLMARGSTLQLVHVRINQSTQTGEAGRGVDTDAEMSQLFISYRGYCARKGMHLNEVILDGNDISKAIIDYATGHAITDIVVGASTRNTFIRRFRNPDVPTCLMKMAPDYCTVHVIHKGKAIQVKAAKSPAPFSILPLKQNSQPNIEPDAFPRPSRERRMVSNPSSPRTSRTSVDRLSGYAKVPTKDRHLLSGRQAPQKDFDDYIDFIAPPRPSVTRSSFSDDVDFPMSMELNSVDYAESIELSSYASLESLSSAGKDVEAEMRRLRLELKQTMEMYNSACKEALDAKQKAAQLSQMKVEESKLYQELRSSEEEALALVEMEKTKCKAALEAAEAAQKIAELEAQKRLRAEWKAKREFEERRRASDTDLRYRRYSIDDIEVATHKFDRALKIGEGGYGPVYKAVLDHTNVAIKILRPDASQGRKQFQQEIEILSSMRHPNMVLLLGACPEYGCLVYEYMDYGSLEDRLCRRGNTKPIPWNIRFRIAADIATGLLFLHQAKPEPLVHRDLKPGNILLDHNFVSKISDVGLARLVPQSIAEVTQYRMTSTAGTFCYIDPEYQQTGMLTTKSDIYSFGILLLQIITARSPMGLKHQVEHAIEKGAFQEVLDPTVTDWPVEEALAFTQLALKCAELRKKDRPDLGKEILPELNRLRTLGQEYEAAQVSNTSYSSATSYSFNNDDVSSP, encoded by the exons ATGTACCTCTCGGCATTCTCCACAGCGTCACACAGCGGGGAGCCCGAGGCCGGGAAGGACATCTCAACCATCGTGGCCGTCGACCGGGACAAGAACAGCCAGCAAGCGGCGAAATGGGCGGTGGATCGGCTCATGGCCAGGGGGAGCACCCTCCAGTTGGTCCATGTCAGGATCAACCAAAGTACCCAGACCG GGGAAGCAGGCCGCGGAGTTGACACAGATGCAGAGATGTCACAACTGTTTATCTCATACAGAGGCTACTGTGCTCGTAAAGGG ATGCATCTAAATGAGGTGATCTTGGATGGCAATGATATCTCCAAAGCAATAATTGATTATGCTACTGGTCACGCCATCACCGATATCGTAGTTGGAGCATCCACTAGGAACACATTCATCAG AAGATTTAGAAATCCTGATGTGCCAACATGCTTGATGAAGATGGCGCCTGATTATTGCACAGTGCATGTAATACATAAAGGGAAGGCAATCCAAGTGAAGGCAGCCAAATCTCCGGCACCCTTTAGTATTCTCCCTCTGAAGCAAAACTCCCAACCAAACATCGAACCCGATGCATTCCCAAG ACCATCAAGAGAAAGGAGAATGGTTTCTAACCCATCGTCACCGAGGACAAGTAGAACATCAGTAGACCGGTTATCTGGCTACGCAAAGGTCCCAACAAAAGATAGGCATCTCCTCTCTGGAAGGCAAGCACCTCAAAAGGATTTCGACGACTACATCGACTTCATTGCACCACCAAGGCCCTCCGTGACTCGCAGCTCCTTTTCAGATGACGTTGATTTTCCCATGAGCATGGAGTTAAATTCTGTGGACTACGCTGAATCTATAGAACTATCATCATATGCATCCTTGGAAAGCCTAAGTTCAGCCGGG AAGGATGTAGAAGCTGAGATGAGACGACTGAGACTAGAGCTGAAGCAGACAATGGAAATGTATAACTCCGCATGTAAGGAAGCACTTGACGCCAAACAGAAG GCGGCTCAGCTGTCCCAGATGAAGGTGGAAGAGTCTAAATTGTACCAAGAACTAAGGAGTTCAGAAGAAGAAGCTCTTGCGCTTGTTGAAATGGAGAAAACAAAGTGCAAAGCTGCGCTAGAGGCAGCAGAAGCTGCCCAAAAAATTGCAGAGCTCGAGGCGCAGAAGAGACTAAGAGCAGAATGGAAGGCAAAGCGCGAGTTCGAGGAGAGAAGGAGAGCATCGGACACGGATCTCCGGTACAGGAGGTATTCCATTGATGATATAGAAGTCGCCACACATAAGTTTGACAGGGCACTCAAGATAGGCGAAGGTGGATATGGACCGGTATATAAAGCTGTATTGGATCATACTAATGTCGCTATTAAAATCCTAAGACCAGACGCATCACAGGGGAGGAAACAGTTTCAGCAAGAG ATTGAAATACTTAGCAGCATGCGGCATCCAAACATGGTCCTGTTGCTCGGAGCATGCCCGGAGTATGGCTGTCTGGTGTACGAATACATGGACTACGGAAGCCTAGAGGACCGGCTCTGCAGAAGAGGCAACACCAAACCAATCCCATGGAACATCCGCTTCAGGATCGCCGCAGACATCGCTACCGGCCTTCTCTTCCTCCACCAGGCGAAGCCAGAACCACTTGTCCACCGAGACCTGAAGCCCGGCAACATCCTCCTCGACCACAACTTCGTCAGCAAGATCAGCGACGTCGGCCTCGCGAGGCTGGTGCCACAGTCCATAGCTGAAGTCACACAGTACAGGATGACGTCCACAGCCGGCACATTCTGCTACATCGACCCTGAGTACCAGCAGACAGGCATGCTGACCACCAAATCCGACATATACTCGTTCGGCATCCTGCTGCTCCAGATCATCACAGCCAGGTCCCCCATGGGCCTCAAGCACCAAGTCGAGCATGCCATAGAGAAAGGAGCCTTCCAGGAGGTACTCGACCCAACGGTGACAGACTGGCCAGTGGAAGAGGCCCTGGCGTTCACGCAGCTGGCTTTGAAATGTGCGGAGCTACGGAAGAAGGACCGACCAGATCTAGGGAAAGAAATATTGCCAGAGTTGAACAGGCTGCGGACTCTTGGACAGGAGTATGAAGCTGCCCAGGTCAGCAACACGAGCTACTCGAGCGCCACTTCATACAGTTTCAACAATGATGATGTATCGTCGCCATAA